The following nucleotide sequence is from Paenibacillus odorifer.
GCATCCATATAGTCTTTACTTCAAGGTTATAACGACGCGGCGATTTGGCTCTTCGCCTTTACTGAGGGTACTCACTTGCCGATGATCCTGTAACCTGGAGTGGATAATCTTGCGCTCCTGAGGAGACATTGGCTCCAATACAACCTCTTTACGAGTGCGAATTACACGTCCGGCTAAACGATCAGCCAGCTCTTCAAGCGTTTTTTTACGGCGCTCACGGAAGTTCTCTGCATCTAACACAAGCCGTATAAAACTGTCGGAATAACGGTTAGCTACAATATTAGCCAAATACTGTAGAGCATCGAGAGTTTGTCCTCTTCTGCCAATTAACAGTCCCAAATCTGGACCGGAAATTTGCAGAATCGTGGATTCCTTGGTGTGGACGATTTCCACCTCCACTTCGAGCCCCATGCTCTTAGCGACATCCACAATGAAATGAACGGCTTCTTGGTAAGCTTCCTCCACCGGTTGTCCGGAATCTTGGCGTGGCACACCGCCGATGGCCTCCTGTTTGCTCTCTCTTGCTGACTGTTGAGGCAGTGACGGAGCACTCGCCGCTGATGCCGGTGCGGCTTCGGCTATCAAGGTTAGTTCAACCTTGGCACCTTTCGCACCGATCAATCCCAGGAATCCTCTTGATGGCTGCTCAAGTACGTTGACCGTTACCCGGTCCTTTTGAACTCCAAGCTGGGTTAGTCCCCGTTCTACAGCTTCTTCAATGGTTTTCCCTGTTGCGACGACTTTGCTCATTTTGACTTTTTGGCTCCCTTCGATGACTTGTTACCGCCTTTGCTCTTCGGAGCAGGACTGGAGTCATCTGTACTTTTTACAGCACTTGCGATTGCCAATTTGTGTTTATCATTGTTGCGGTATAAGAAGTAGTTCTGAATAATAGTGTAAAGGTTACTGTACACCCAGTATAGTGGCAAGGCTGCAGGGAAGTTGTACGACATAACGAAGATCAGAACTGGATAGATCATCATCATGAACTGCATTGGCCCTTGTTGTTGCACTGGATTCATTTTGGTCATCATTCTAGTTTGAATAAATGTTGTTAATGCTGCTAGCACTGGTAAGATAAACAGATGATCCGGTTTACCTAGCTCCAGCCACAAGAAGGTGTGCTCCCGCAAATGTGGATTATAGTAGATCGAGTTGTAGAGAGCGATAAAGATAGGCATTTGAACGATCAGCGGTAAACAACCCGCCATTGGGTTAACCTTGTTTTCTTGGAACAAACGCATTGTTTCTTGCTGCACCTTTTCAGGTGTGTCTTTATATTTTTTCTGGATCTTTTGGAGTTCCGGCTGAATGGCTTGCATTGCACGCGAGCTCTTCACCTGTTTAATAGTAAGCGGAAGAATCAACGTGCGGACAATAATAACCATCACAAGTACGGCTAAACCATATTCTCCGTTAAACCAATCTGCAAACTTGTCCAAGGCAATGGCGAAATAATACACTACATTACTTTGCCAGAAGCCTCCATTCTTCAAATCCTCCGTAGTGTGCGTAACAGCAGTCGACGGAGCGCATCCCGACAGAACAGCTAACGACAACACCATTACCGTGATGAGGAGAAACCATTTTCCTCGTCTAGTCTTCATTAGAGACACTTCAAAACCCCTCTCTTAAACATTCCATTCCACCGTAAATCATACCATAATTATGAATACAAATAAACAAGCCTCTTAAGCACCCTTTATTTGCGGGAAGCCTTGAG
It contains:
- a CDS encoding YidC/Oxa1 family membrane protein insertase, with translation MSLMKTRRGKWFLLITVMVLSLAVLSGCAPSTAVTHTTEDLKNGGFWQSNVVYYFAIALDKFADWFNGEYGLAVLVMVIIVRTLILPLTIKQVKSSRAMQAIQPELQKIQKKYKDTPEKVQQETMRLFQENKVNPMAGCLPLIVQMPIFIALYNSIYYNPHLREHTFLWLELGKPDHLFILPVLAALTTFIQTRMMTKMNPVQQQGPMQFMMMIYPVLIFVMSYNFPAALPLYWVYSNLYTIIQNYFLYRNNDKHKLAIASAVKSTDDSSPAPKSKGGNKSSKGAKKSK
- the jag gene encoding RNA-binding cell elongation regulator Jag/EloR: MSKVVATGKTIEEAVERGLTQLGVQKDRVTVNVLEQPSRGFLGLIGAKGAKVELTLIAEAAPASAASAPSLPQQSARESKQEAIGGVPRQDSGQPVEEAYQEAVHFIVDVAKSMGLEVEVEIVHTKESTILQISGPDLGLLIGRRGQTLDALQYLANIVANRYSDSFIRLVLDAENFRERRKKTLEELADRLAGRVIRTRKEVVLEPMSPQERKIIHSRLQDHRQVSTLSKGEEPNRRVVITLK